Within Carassius gibelio isolate Cgi1373 ecotype wild population from Czech Republic chromosome A16, carGib1.2-hapl.c, whole genome shotgun sequence, the genomic segment CTTCATTTCTTTAAAGTTCATCTCATGGCAATGAGAGCACAAATTATGTTTGTCATAAAGACTTTGCCACTGGTGGACATTTGTGACGACTTAATTTAGTTTGCATTGTATATACCTTTCCTCCTTTCATGCAAAGAATGTGAGTTATGAGAATTTGTAGTTTGTTCTGTGTTCTATTTAAAACAGCAGTGCGTAATGCTCATCTTGTGTATGAAATGTTTTGATATTCACAGATCTGAAGGAATACTTCAgccaaatattattaaatttatcaTTAAACCTTCCTAAGTAGACCACTCAGGCCACACTTTAACTGATTAATCTTAAAATGCTTCTATTAGCCACATCATCTCTCATTTTCAGATCAAATATGAATACATAGAAGATTTGATGAGCCTGTAATGGCATATTTACATATCATCtgagtgtttattttaaaagtcaGTTCTATAAACAAATTGGTACAAACTGGATGTAAAATAACTAGTTAGACATGTCGATGCAGACATGTCGATGCAGCTcagttgataaaaaaattataaatcttcatattttgaatataaaattgACAATGCATTTGGCTCATCTGCAGACACAGTTAGTGTTTTACAAGTCTTCAGTGTGATTCGTGCCATTCGGTGTGTCCACCTCCACCTGGCAGTTACATCAAGTGAATTGTTACCTCTGTGCAGACATCTTCCCAGAGCCCTGGGAGTGCTTGGAAACATGACATGAGCTAAATCCATTTCAGAGAACAGTCTTTTAGTGGAACTTATTCAGGATGACCATGAACCGTGAGTTTCATCTCTGACCTAAGACACCATCTTTGATTTATAGACTAACATGACAGCTTTGCGCTGAGGGATTATAATGTAGCACTGTAGACATCTTTAAGTGCTCAGTCTAGACTCTACATGGCTACTCCATCCTGCTAACACTGTATATGTCATAAACAAAAAGCATCACCATGGCAATCGTCTTTCCTGATACAACGTGAAAATAATTGTTCTATTCATCCCTCATCAGTCGCTGTGTGTAAGAGCAGCCTGAAGCCTTGGGAATTCCCCTAATCACTAAACGAACAGATGCCAGAGTTAAGAGAGAAAAATCAGATTCATCaggtcatatatttatttttcaaggaCATGATGCTTACAAAGGAAACAGAACATTGGACacacattataaaaatgtttcttttatttggCACAAACACAAAAGTGCTTTATGACAATACTGCTTTTGTAAAAGCCCTCATCAATTACAATCCATagtctattgtaaaaaaaaaaagaagttacttCACTCATCATCACATGTTGCCACTTTGAAATATACGAATCAAATCATAATATTCTTAAACATTTGGTAAACAGTAAATAATGGTGGTAAATAAAATCCGAATTCAAAACATTCAACTGAACCAGCATACGATGATTtcttattacaaatattttgctAAGAAACATGCAAGACAGCTATAAACCATAATGTTCCATGTAATAACTATTATAATAGCCCTTCTTGTCAATGCATAACTTATCCCTAGATTTGCCTTTTATTGCTGTCATCACAGAGACAAATCCagctttttaatttcacattttggtCAGATAGGCAAGTCTTAAAGAgttacatttcttaatttttattgaaaatagagAATCTTTGGTGGCAGAGCAAAAAATAAACAAGTCTATATAAAAGGCAATAAAATACATTATGCAAATACAGCACAAGTccagcacaataaaaaaaaaaaaaaaaatactcagaaGTTCTGTTTTGGATTTCCGTCTAGAAATGTATacgtaatatatttaatatatatataaaaacaagctaaattaaaaataataaattactaagaaaaaaaatgagtCTCATTGACCCCAAACACTCACACAATGCAACCACTGAGGTATTTTGACCCTTAAAGTTCTATATCAAGCATTATGCATAATGAGAGTGAACGTGAAAGTGCAAAGAAGTTGTCATTTGGAGACGGGAtactaaaacatcaagagtgtcAAAGCTCACATATTACAATGTTTTTCCTTTATCACTTCAAAGGAAAATCCTTAGTAACAGTCACAGCAGCAATGATGCCTCCTTACAGGATTATCTCTTGTCACCTGCGGACAGTCCGCCTTCAGATAGCAgtctaagattgtttttaatgtaaacgtAGAAAAGAAAGGATACGGGGAACTGGGAAATACTATACGTCAAGAACCATGTCATACTGTTGTCCTTTCTTCCTCTTGCCACACTTCATAATGAGAACAGCGTACAAAGTCAAAAAGACGACCCAGTAGCTGGCATACACAATTGCGCCGATTATCAAAACAACTTTTTCAGACTCCGGAAAAGGCTTTCGGGTCTCTTGgattattgtataaataatacCAACAAAAAGAatggtgaaccaaactgagatcGGAATAAGTCCGATAAAGTTTACCACAACGGTCTTCCTTCCAGACGTTCCCCAACCGGATTTGTTTATGGTGGCTATTGCGAACATCTTTGCCGGTAGGAGACTTGACATGTATAACACTGAGTAGAAGGACATGAAGACCATGACGATGTTTCCACGGAGGCAACTGGCGAACGAAGACTTGATGAGCGCCACCACCTGGACGATCAGCAGGAACAGTAGGATGTTCCAGACCCTGCCCTGGTAGAACAGCTGGATTGCAGTGGCGATGAGAAAAAAGGGGAAGAAGCCGGTTATGACAGCTTCATAGGTCATCCACAAGTGGTGCTTGTGAAACCACATGGAGTTGTAAAGCCACTCTCTGAAATATGATTTACTCCAGCGGGTCTGCTGGTTGAGCCAGCGAAGGTAGGTAATAGGCGTCTCGGTCAAACACTTGGAGCGGGCTGTGTATTTCGTGGCATATCCCAGGCTCAGGACTCGGTTGGTCAGGTGGCGGTCATCGCCAAAACTGCAGTGGCTTCCCATGAATGTCTGATTGTACCAGTCCTCCAGGAACTCATGAAGCAGGGAGTTCCTGTACATCCCCAAGGGCCCGCTGATACATTGAACGCACCCAAAATAGGACTGGCAAGCTCTTTCTATGTTGAACGCCATCCAATATCTCACACTGCTGAGGAAGGAGACCCATGATTCGTATTTGTTCAGAATCTAGAGGGACAGAATAACAAACAGAAATCAGTGGGGAAATCAAAGCGAATCTGTATGCAGTATGTTGTTAACATTGCTGGAGAACACATACCTGTACATCTCCGCCTACTCCTCCAACCATGGGATCTTCTTCCAGAACCTTCACCATCTCCACTGAGGAGGCCGGGTCCAACATGGTGTCCGAATCACATACCTGTTTCCAGCATAATATAGGCACATCAATAAAAgatacacactcaatataaaatatgaaaatgccTTCAGTTATGCATTTTACATATGTTTGAACAAAATGTTCTCTGAGAAATTAAGTTTTTGCTCCACATGTACTGATGCACCACATTGTTCAACAAGTTAAAAGATGCCTAATATCATCATTAATATGATGAGTGTTCCTTCAAAGAGATTTATATTAGctgcaaatataattattttccacAGTCACATATAAATAAGCTAGATTGTCTTTGCGTGATTGGTCACAATAAATCAAATGTGCTGCTAAATATGTTGGGACAAGTATACAAGTCTCTCCCAGAAGTCATCTTAATTATTAAGTTCTCGTTTACACGTTCAGTTATAGAGCCAAACATGTTGGCTAATAAAACATGAGAACACACTGTTCAAATATCAGTAGAGATTTGGTTTAAGTGTTCTAACATTGAAACGTTAAGCAAGCATCGCCCAGAGGTTGTCTCGCTTTTTCCATGGAATGTCATGTATGCCAGTTTGCTTTTATAGCTACTCCCCATAGTAAGACTAACCACAAGCCAGGTAGCAAGATCACTGATAAGTTAAACACAATTAGGGCTCCACACTTAATGGAACCAAGTGGCATGTGGATAAAATAACATCATATTCCTTCACAAAAGTACTGGTAATGATGTACAGCTTCAGGTTTACCTTTCTCAGAGGCTGTTCAtacagaacacttttttttttcttttttttatgtgatgttTATGTGCCAAATGGCCAAATACGTAGAGCATATTTGCacagacaaaaaaactaaaagttgtGGCATGGAAACCAAAAACGTTCAGATTTTCTTCTTGGTTTTGAGTTTGGAGAGCTTGAATCTTTCTTACATCAACATCGATTGCACAGTTGTTTGGATTACATAAGATGACATTTGATCTTAAATAATAAATCTTTAGAAAGACATATTGTTGCAAAAAGTTTGGACAAATGTAAATATTCCCATGTAGCATTCCACCAAAGCAACAGAGGGTCTGTTTTGTGATGTGAAAACACAAGAACACAGCTGTTCTCGACTGTGTGCCATTATGAAATTCTCCAAAACAATTAGCCTCCTTTGTTTGAAGCTTGTAAATATTCAGGGGTGGGAATTACAGAAAAGGTCCTTGGGGGTTTAACAGTTAGAGGAGATTGCAGGTTTGAGTCCCGGTACCACCAGGGATTATTGATGAGTGAAGTGAATGAACaatgctctcttccaccctcaataccacccttaagcaaggcaccaaacccccaactgctccccaggcaccaaagtaaaaaaaatggctgcccactgctgtgtgtgtacgcttggatgggttaaatttgGAGTACACATTCATAGTGTGGGACACCATAATTGGCATTATTtcactttatgtattttttgtgacTTATGTACGTACATGTATTTGTGTGACATGTTCTCTTGTGCTAAATAACTACTTAATGTCATGAGCTTATAGTATGTGCTCCAAGATGGCATGGAAAATACCACTGTTCTGTTCTGGCAGTGCCAGAAATAGCCCCAGGATATGCAAATGAATTTCAACTGATGCAACTCAATGAAGACCATCAGTGTTATCCAGGAATGTACTTTCCTCTCTCTAAGTGTACTACATGCTTCAGCCTAGCATCCACTCATGGAGTCACAAAAGCTTCTTTGTACAATTTGCCTGTGTTCTCCCCATGTACTTACTGTAGCTAGGCAAAGCTAAAGCTGCCCGAGAGAGATAGACTCACCTGTATGTAGTCGACACTTCTGCCCAGGGCTTTGAAGGGGGTGTACATGACCTCCCTCTTCCCACCCCACTTCTGCATGATGCACACACACTTATTGTTGAGAACTAGTCGAGAAACGTGCTGCAAGCTCTCGGCGTATGATTCTTCAGTTTCCTCTGGTCCTTTCTGGTGATAGTTGCTTTTCCAAATGTATGTGGCTGCCTTGTCCCGGCCCATAATCTCCCGAAAGATCTCCATCATGTAGCAGTCATCATCATTGTTCCCGTCGATAACCATAATGACCTTTATCCCAGGGTAGGTGAGCCTCTTCACTGATATTAAACATTTTCTCAGGTAGTTGGGGTCTTCCTGATAGGCTGCAATGCAAAGGGCCAGTGACTTGTTGAGTTTGATCGGTGTTTCCAGGGAACGTTTCATGTTCCTGTGTTCCAGTAGAGCAAAAAAGCTCTGGATGATGAGGTGAATGACTAGAATTGCCCCATAAAGACCAAAGGACAAGTAGTTGCCTGCAGTCGTTATAAGCTTATACCCCATGATATAAGCAGTAGAGATTCCCACAAGCAGCGAAATGCCGAACAGTGTCGTCCAAACAATCCTCAAGTAGGTGATCACTTTATCACATCtcatctgaaaataaaaaataagatattgAATATTATGACTTGCCACTATTGGACCAAAGAGGTTCTTATGTGGAacgtaaaagaagatatttaggaaaattggaataactgtttatttattttatttcattttattttttgtccatgAAAGACAGGAAGCTCAATGTTGTTTTGGATCCAGCTGACAACTGTATAGACAAAAACcgttcttcaaaataacttccattgtgttttgcagaagaactgacatcatacaggtttggaatgacataaggttgggtaaatgaagacagaattttcatttttggcagaACCATCCCTTTCAGAACAGCTTCtcataaatgaaatgaaagtggATGTGTGGGCAGCTTTGTGGTGACGATGACAGACGTTTGCCCATATAGATGCATAGAATgcatggttgcactttattttacagtatgtgtactaacatgtacttatagtgtacatacagtctatttatctaagaaagttctggtaacacaaggtaactacatggggtagggttaggtttaggggtaggttcagggttagtacctagttattacatagttatggtaattactataataagtacatagtatgtatatgaggaacaggactgtaaaataaagtgctaccgaatgcATGCATATGTGTTTGCCGCATTACCGTGAGTATATTTCAGACAGCATCATATTTCTACATCTTTCCTCCTTTTCTGAATATCTGTGCAGTCTTCATGTCCATTTGTTCCAAGTTTCCTAACTAATGCTGTTCCCCATCTGCTTGGCAGACGTGACTATGCAGCACCACCCTCTGACATCATCTGTTTATATCTCCGTGGGAACGCATGAACAGTGAAATTTAGATTTCAGAGGGCTCTACTAAAGACCCTCTGTCTTATTACTGCTGAAGATGGCCATTGTTTTAATAATGCCGTCTTGTTGTATTGACTCTCACGACTCAAATCTTATTTGTTTCTTTGATATTGTCCCTGTAGGTTAAGATTATAAAGCAGTTCTGGCCTGAGAGTTTGACCTGATGGACTACAGCACTGTGTGAGACTAACTGGCACATGTCACAGCCTTTAACGTCATCGTGCATGTTTACGAGGCCTTGTGGACCCTCCAAACCCCACCTTATCCACATAGACACGTGCAAGCCTGTGTCTCAAATGCTTGTACTACTCTCGGGCTATCCCCAAACCTGCTGTCATGTCTTGTTTAAACTCTAGATGAActcaaatggctcatttgaaaGTGCTAAGGCTGCTGACAAGACAAAATATAGCCCACACCTAAAAGGACACTTCAACACTAATCATGGTCATGATATCAGAAGCATTGCTGTCTTCGTCAGTGATTTAATTTCTCAAGTTTACACAAATTGGTACAGGCTTTGTGTCTCTAAGGATAAATGTGCAGGGTTTACATGTGCAGACTGACTCGTCTTGTTGTGAATAGGGGGATGCGCCCCTTTAGATTATCCCATAGATGAATTGGCCCTGTGTGAAACATGTGCCATCAGTAGATTTTATCTAACTCAATGAAATATGGTAATTTGGGccattcacaccaaggatgataactgTAAAGTTACTCAATGTGAACAAGGAAAGCCCAAACCACAACAATAAGGATTACAACACAGAGTAAcaatattgttggaatcactttcagaacgattttccagcccataaacaataaaaacatcaacaGTCAAGCAGAATTCAGCTAATTTTAGTGAGCTTGAGCATTTGATATGACAAAACTCCAGCATGcactaataataaacaatgttatcATCCCTTGGTGTGGATGAAGATAATATAGTTCTCATTAtcttatgttgtttttgtttttgaacagtGATCCTCGAATCTGGCTAATTTAGcaaactcaggtgtgtttgattaggattggagttAAACTCCaacaggaaagtggatctcgtgagccagatttgaggatcactgttctAGAATAATAGATAcatatattgtgtttttgtctgCTAGTTGTCTGTATGTCATGTACATTAGCTTGTGTATTTCATCTGGCTGTGATCCAATAGAGCAGGGAGGAGATAAAATAGTGTCTAGGATCACTGGGAGTTGAATCATCCTCAGTGGGGGAAACTATAACTCCAGCTTTGAAGGTGGATGAAATATTGCAGTGCAAGAAAGTAAAATCGCACAAGCCAAAAGGGACCCAGGCGCTGAACACCACCAGACTGAGTGTAGGGGAGGTAGATTGTGTAACTTAATGGAGACGGAGGATTTGTTCATCTTTATCCTCAGACTTGGAGGAGCTTCCTTTAGATTAAATTTCATTTGAAAGACCATCAATGACAGTTGTTATGCAGCAGAAAATCCACAGCTCAGAGCTTAACACTCCTTTTGGAGAAATTGGATGGAAAAGTAGGAActaatttttatttagcaagagtGGATCCCGTGAGAGTTGTATTccaaaattatcaaaaaaagtactgcatttaaaatccaacctatgttcttttatatatatatatatatatatatatatatatatatatatatatatatatatatatatatatatatatatatatatatatatatatatatatatatatatattacaaaaactaataataataaaaaaatagcattaaatgATTGGTGCAAACGTCATAGCAAAGatggtacactgaaaaaaaggaaaagcagtTTTACTGAATTTACTAAAGCAATACACTTACAGTCTActtaatacatttatgtttaagatggaaacataattttattgtttaaattctaaatgaaattcaacacaatcatcaaaACATGATATAATCACTTTGCAAGAAAATGTTCAAATTGTTTCAGATTTCAAACAAATGGTGTTcacataaaatgatttttttctgctgtttgatttacttaattaaaataggACCGTGTCACACAATTACTTTGTATTTTCTTCTCAACTTAATTCCATTGTGTATGCTATAATTAATCTAATTCCGTTTTGTGAAATACGTCGTTTGCGCGGGAGCAACGTGCGCGTGCGCATGCGCTTTGAAATCCAGCCCACACCAGGACCGTTGGTTTGGAAAGACACGAGGGGACTGACTGACTTGTTTAAGCTCGTTAAAAGGTAAGAATTTCAGTAGAAAATCATGtgatatattataaaatgcagtCATTGTCagtttaaatgcaataataatgttttaagatAACCCCACACGCTTTTAAATCGTGTCAATGGTATATTTAGTCGAGTGTCatcgcagatttttttttttttggggggttgggTAAAGTTAACGTTAATGTTAAGTAAACCATACATATTACTGGTAACAGTAGTTGATCAAACGTCTACTATgcgaataaataatttaaaatggaaacCAAGTTTTCATCAGGTGAATAATAATGCCTTTCAATACATTGGCTAACTTGATTCAGATTTTCAAAATCGGTGAtcataaatatttaactttttgtgCTGAGGGTTTATAGGAAATAATGCGTACGTATTAACAAAAAAAGAAGGAACCTAACTGAAGCATAAATTAATGCTTCACAAGATCGAGGTTTAATATTTCCTtatgactaaaataaataattatctagattaaaatatgtttttgcacTTTACGTGGACCTTAAAGCATTGAAATCAGTTAAAAATGAAAACGTTATTGTGCTTTGTATCCAGAGAAAACCCACTGCTTCCAAGTTCACTGCTATGTGTTATTAGGACCGGTATTTCTACAATCTCCCTAACTTGCATCTCTGAGAATGAGGTCCTCTCCACTGGCTTTAGGATTTGTGTGGGGGAGGGGTTCATAGCCGTTACCATATCACGGCAATGGGCAAAGCGCTCAATGCTCCGTCAGTGCATGCCTTTGATTTACCAACGAATAATCATTAAGTTAAACATACAGTACGTTTttagtgcaattacctattttatCAAGTAAACGAATACTCGATAGCCCCGCCCTCGCCCCATAACTCACAAAAATCTCTTTCAGACAGGTTTTAAGATTACAATATTAGGATTTCACATATAAGTTAATTACATTTTGGTAGTCTAACTAACATGATTGTCATTTTAAGATGGAtatcataattaatataaatgactgctgcaataaaggttattttatggtatgctataaagtgttttttaaagtgaATGTTGGTTAATTTTCTAGTACTTACCATACATTTTGGAAAAAATTTAAAAGCCTTTTTCCAAAACGGTACATCTTAAAATCTTATAAATAGCATTGTCTTTAATTTGGAATAGTACAGTAAATTGATTCTTAAAAtcattaattgttgttgttgttgttatttatgaCTAATTTCTGCTGTTTCTCTCTTTACAGTGACATTTGCTGTATATGTGGAATTGCAAAGCCTGTTCAGTTGTTGTACCAAGTAGGTTAAAACTTCTGCAGCATTATAGGTTAAAACACAGGCATTTCGGACATAATAGTCGTTTTCCATGTGTTTATTCTAACTGCCCCTGCACATTTAGAACTTGGAATGCACTTAGAATTCATTTAAATAGATTTCATGTGTCTGACACTAGGCAGAAACagtttcaaaatataatatttagttgcCATATATGTAATTGTGGAGGACTTAACTTGGAGAAAGATTACTGGGCTCATATTAATGCACATCTTAAGAAAAATGAATTGATAACTTGTATGTTTTCAGGTTGTAACTTTAAAACAAATATCTGTGGTACCTTTAAATCTCATAAGAACAGAAAGCATCATTCTTTTTTACTAAATGATTTTAAACCTGGGATagtaacaactacaacagtagCTTCACAAGAGTCAGATTTAGCAGATGATGTTGAGGTAGAGGCGTATTATGAAATTAATTCTGATGTCCATTCTTCAAATAACCTTCCAAATGAAATCAAACACAATTTTGCAGCAGCATTGTTAAAGCTTGAACATCTGTCCCATGTACCCAGTGCAGCCATTGATGAATTTTTACAAGAGCTTTACATCCTAAATAGCACTTTGTCAATTCCCCTTACTACAGATGTTTTAGTAGATGCTTTTCAGAAGCACAATCTTGAAGTTGACAAATCTATCCTGAAAGAAATAGCAACTACACTGTCCACAGATAACCCTATACACAAAGCTATACAAAAAGGTGGCTGTCTTGGTTCTGCTTATCAACGTAGGCAGTATTATAAGACTAACTTCAATGTAGTTGATCCTGTTGAATATATTCTGGATGCTAAAAACAAAAAGACTTTTCAGTACATTCCAATTCTTGATTCCCTTCAAGTGCTTTTAAATCGGAAAGATATTTTAGAAAAGATATCTCCGAATCAGAAAACACAAGAAACTGAGGAagacagtgtgtatcagtctttcagagatggtcttcattttaaacaaaataggtTTTTGTCAGGTCAAGAGCTAAGACTTTTTGTGGGTTTATATGTTGATGATTTTGAGCTCTGCAACCCCCTGGGGACATCCCGCAAAAAACACAAGCTTTGTGCAGTCTATTGGGTGCTAAGGAACCTACCTCCTGGGTCCAATTCATCATTGTCCTCTATATATTTGGCCCTACTATGTAGAACTGATGATGTCAAAGCATATGGCTATAACAGAGTGCTTGAACCACTCCTAAAAGACCTCAAATACTTGGAAGAACATGGAATTTTCATACCACTGTTAGGAGAAACACTGAAGGGAACTGTTGTTACTGTTTCTGCAGACAATTTAGGAGCTCATGGTTTAGCTGGCTTTAATGAAAGTTTTTCAGGGCATTATATTTGTCGATTTTGTACTGCAAGCAAACAAGACATTCAGTCAATAGAGGTAAGAACAGGTGCTCTCAGCCTCAGAACAAAAGAGCTCCACAGTGCTCATGTGAGGCTGGCTGAGGATAGTGATACTAACTATTTTGGAGTGAAAAAAGCTTGTCCTCTAACTGAAGCTCTTTCTCATTTTCATGTCCTCACTGGCTACCCACCAGACATTGCCCATGATATATTTGAGGGTATTGTACCTGTTGAGCTTGCACATTGTCTCACATTGATAATATCAAAAAAGTACATTACCTTGGATAAAATCAACAAATCAATTTTGGATTTTCCATACAAATATAACGATAAGACTAATAAGCCTCATGTTTTGCCTCAACCTTTATCAAGCAGGAAAACAATAGGAGGCAATGCTcatgagaactggagcttgttaCGCTTGCTTCCATTTTTAATTGGTCCTCAGATTCCTGAAAATGAGCCTGCATGGCAGATTCTCTTAGACTTGAAAGAGATTGTAGAACTTGTTGTTGCCCCAGTTCACAATGATGAGTCCATTGCTTACTTAGAAAGTAAAATATCTGAGCACAGACAAAGATACCAGGACTTATTTCCTGAACAGAGATTGCTGCCCAAACACCACTACTTGGAGCACTACCCTCAAATAATCAGGTTGTTTGGTCCTCTTGTGGGGTATTGGACAATCAGGTTTGAAGCAAAGCACAGCTTCTTTAAACAGGCCATTAGACATACCAGTTGCTTCAAAAATGTCCCATTCTCCCTGGCCACAAAACATCAGCTAATGATTGGGTACCAGCTAACTTCACCAAGTCTTGAGAAGTCAGAGCTGGAAATGTCAAGTGGATCTGCAGTCCCAGTGGATATTTTGAAGGAAGAGATAGCTATAGTTGTGAGGCAGAGATATCCTAATCTCTCTGAAATTCATATCACAAAAAATGTTTGGAGCAAGGGTATCAACTACAGGACAGGAATGATCGTTGTTCATGGATCTGAAGGTGGATTAC encodes:
- the LOC128030158 gene encoding hyaluronan synthase 2-like: MRCDKVITYLRIVWTTLFGISLLVGISTAYIMGYKLITTAGNYLSFGLYGAILVIHLIIQSFFALLEHRNMKRSLETPIKLNKSLALCIAAYQEDPNYLRKCLISVKRLTYPGIKVIMVIDGNNDDDCYMMEIFREIMGRDKAATYIWKSNYHQKGPEETEESYAESLQHVSRLVLNNKCVCIMQKWGGKREVMYTPFKALGRSVDYIQVCDSDTMLDPASSVEMVKVLEEDPMVGGVGGDVQILNKYESWVSFLSSVRYWMAFNIERACQSYFGCVQCISGPLGMYRNSLLHEFLEDWYNQTFMGSHCSFGDDRHLTNRVLSLGYATKYTARSKCLTETPITYLRWLNQQTRWSKSYFREWLYNSMWFHKHHLWMTYEAVITGFFPFFLIATAIQLFYQGRVWNILLFLLIVQVVALIKSSFASCLRGNIVMVFMSFYSVLYMSSLLPAKMFAIATINKSGWGTSGRKTVVVNFIGLIPISVWFTILFVGIIYTIIQETRKPFPESEKVVLIIGAIVYASYWVVFLTLYAVLIMKCGKRKKGQQYDMVLDV